Proteins from a genomic interval of Bradyrhizobium sp. CCBAU 53340:
- a CDS encoding transglutaminase-like cysteine peptidase: MVMKRHLIAAWLVVGLSMPCYAAEQATAPSFLKEAQNVLAPLQFVKFCMNNPAECELSSPEAQLPARDAAFAMLTEVNATVNESIHPVAKSTNPMQARWAISPTSGNCNDYAVTKRHMLIAKGWPASALRLAVVYAPAGGHLVLVARLQDGDYILDNLASDVRKWSGVDYQWVSMESGENPRFWVSIAKQDRRDFAELGSAKDGSN, from the coding sequence GTGGTGATGAAACGGCATCTGATTGCGGCGTGGCTCGTCGTTGGGCTTTCAATGCCGTGCTACGCGGCAGAGCAGGCGACGGCCCCTTCATTCCTGAAGGAAGCGCAGAACGTTCTGGCTCCGCTCCAGTTCGTGAAGTTCTGCATGAACAATCCCGCCGAGTGCGAGTTGAGCTCGCCGGAGGCCCAGCTGCCGGCGCGGGATGCGGCCTTCGCGATGTTGACCGAGGTGAATGCGACGGTGAACGAGAGCATTCACCCGGTCGCCAAATCGACGAATCCGATGCAGGCGCGTTGGGCGATCTCGCCGACATCGGGAAACTGCAACGACTATGCCGTGACGAAGCGGCATATGCTCATTGCGAAGGGTTGGCCTGCCAGCGCGCTGCGTCTGGCGGTCGTCTATGCACCGGCCGGAGGCCATCTGGTGTTGGTCGCGCGACTGCAAGACGGCGACTACATCTTAGACAATCTTGCCTCGGACGTTCGCAAATGGTCCGGCGTGGACTACCAGTGGGTGTCGATGGAGTCGGGTGAAAATCCTCGCTTCTGGGTATCCATTGCCAAGCAGGATCGCCGCGATTTTGCGGAACTCGGAAGCGCGAAGGACGGCTCAAACTAG